One Nicotiana tomentosiformis chromosome 4, ASM39032v3, whole genome shotgun sequence genomic window carries:
- the LOC104116942 gene encoding pathogen-related protein-like — protein MASLVGGGDRYRDYLSEEEVKNTKWRNGPPTYDVVDKLFEEERTHVWPEGSLEEKVQRLLKTWEMEIVHKADPNEFKTVDPKKFKISVNGRKGLTPVESAKLGGSYNIFLQTSLPENLRVYNPDEETFESSQKVFRSIFLRGFAIEILHVYSGPPEIVYKFRHWGYMEGPFKGHASTGGLVELFGIGIFELEKESNKIVKAEMFFDRGELLGGLVKGESNGELALAASKCPFMK, from the exons ATGGCAAGTTTAGTAGGAGGGGGAGACAGATACAGAGACTACTTGAGTGAAGAAGAGGTGAAAAACACAAAATGGAGAAATGGTCCTCCTACCTATGATGTTGTTGATAAGCtctttgaagaagaaagaactcAT GTATGGCCTGAAGGATCACTTGAAGAGAAAGTGCAGAGGCTGTTGAAGACTTGGGAAATGGAAATAGTCCACAAGGCAGATCCTAATGAATTCAAAACTGTTGATCCAAAAAAGTTCAAGATTAGTGTCAATG GTAGGAAAGGGTTGACACCGGTAGAATCTGCAAAGCTTGGTGGTAGCTATAACATATTCCTCCAAACATCATTGCCAGAGAATCTTCGAGTCTACAACCCTGATGAGGAAACATTTGAATCATCACAGAAAGTTTTCAGATCCATATTTTTACGAGGATTCGCGATTGAAATCCTACATGTTTATTCAGGACCACCAGAAATAGTGTACAAGTTTAGGCATTGGGGTTACATGGAAGGTCCATTTAAAGGACATGCCTCTACTGGAGGACTTGTTGAGCTCTTTGGGATTGgcatttttgaa TTGGAGAAAGAGAGTAACAAGATTGTTAAGGCAGAGATGTTCTTTGATAGAGGAGAATTGCTTGGAGGCCTTGTGAAAGGAGAAAGCAATGGTGAATTGGCATTAGCTGCTTCAAAATGTCCTTTCATGAAATAA